DNA from Bradysia coprophila strain Holo2 chromosome IV unlocalized genomic scaffold, BU_Bcop_v1 contig_81, whole genome shotgun sequence:
AATAAATGGTAACAATCGGATATTGGTAATCATAGCCATGAGTATGCTGTCTTCTCTAACCAGCAGCAATAATAACTGAATTGTAAAAATGTTCATATTCATTGCAACACGGACAATTTCATGTGCGCTTTCGCATGCAGTAAATGTGAAATGATTACAATCAaagttgttgtttgtttttatttgattatcttatcaaattttaattagagATGGGTGGTCCCATCCGCCCGGTGTAGAGATGCAACTAAGTTTTAGAGCTTCTATGTAAAAGTAAGGTAAAACGAGAATGGAGATTGGAGCAGACACTGGAACGTTACCAGCAAGGAATGCACCAGGAAAAGAattacactcacggaattttgaaaaccgacaaatgttttgttttgtggtttactggttttttgtgaattttgcatgtatttttatatgtcAAAACCAAtcgaaaatgtgtcggttttcaaaattccgtgagtgtaattctttttcaatttcaaaattgacatttcttcaCTTTCAGCTCTCATATGAAGCATGAAATAGTGATTTGTGTACCTGATTtgcacgattgattttaggcaattttgcgagttgtaggccgaacggagtgaggcttacaagtgaaagtgcctaaaatcaataataagttttcatgcaaagggccgaaaactcgagaaaaaaatcaaaaaattgccctcattttcggcccgaaGGATGAAAAACTTACGTCAAGCGAAAATGAAATGTCCTTGTGACGAAATAGCATTTTATTTAACTAGGGATaagaagatgaaaagtagagctttcgagtgaattttgtcgatccgaggcgaagccgaggtcaataaacacacgaaaacaagacttttcatttttatcccgagttacgtaatggattttacatgctgagagcGTCGAAAAAAGTGCttgaaaaacatgaaaagtatggttttcgacgcatgtaacatgtaaataacttattcagctttgaaattaatttttcgcaATGTTCGACTgtaaaatgaaactaaatATAAACATAGCCAAACTAACCGCGGTCCAGGTATGCAGAAGCTTCGTTTTTGTGATTTTGAATTAGCTACCGAACGTTTActtatagatcatcttcaataCCCGtctgaaatgccatccacgttaaaatgtcaaacaaatgaatgaatgaacgaaacatttaacgaaactcaaacgaggttacgtctgaaagtaccgtatcttgaTGATGATCTATAGCCACTGAACGTCTACTCCCAATGCTAGAAAGAACATTGCTACCCCACTTCGCTGTTTTGAAAAATCACGAAATTAACTCCGACGTGGTACCTTTTTGTAACGCTTTTCACCCACGAATGGAGTACCCTGCATATAAGCTATTTTGCTTACTAGATGTGAGTTTGACGAtacgatacgagcgaagctaCTGctagtgaaaatattcataattttcatcaaaattacatCAACCCGTAACTAACACAGAATCCTACTTCACATGATTGTGGTAGGATTCTGTCAATTGCGTGCAGAAataaactttgagaaatttcaataattttctcatataaattttttcatataaaatagtactctatttgacagctgtcattaatagcacttttgcttgaagtgcgttggctaatttcaacaaaagatGCAACAGATTTAACGAgagagaaagaaattttttctcgtattaagtatggtttccaccagggtttccactcaacagaAAGTattccgtgagagagccgtcaGAGGGCGAGCTGTcaacttgacttgacttgaaaaaaatcaacgtgtgtttcacacggagtacttttttaagtgaaaatcaAGCCTTATTCGTTCGCCAAGTGAGTCATCACCGGTCAGCAatggtttttgatttttagaagtTGGCATACATGCATTGAATCATCTTGCCCCTCTGAAAAcgcgtgcttccacctacgtaataaaCGCACATACAAAGCTAGCTAACCTTAATCTATTGCGGGCGTAATCAACATCAACacactccaagaacaggcagAGGAACCGATTGTATTAATTTGGACTTTTATTTAGTATGGAACGTCTGTAACACGTCtgtaccaacataaaaaactgaatttatataaaattttggaatACCGCGTCCCAAAcccttatttaaattttatttttttttgcctgttCTTGGATAGTGGGTGTTGACGGaatcaattgaaaacaattaaatgAGACGGAAAATTCCCATCTTACTGAAAAAtcccaaagaaaaactgtGAATCAAAGCcgaaactaaaaaaatctcttagATCCACAACTCTAGTTCAATTCAcacattaaaattcaatatacGAAAATCTATAGCAAATTCtaaatataaaacattttccacgGTACGGCTATAACACAGCCGCGCATCCGATTCCGAACGaagaaaaccaatttattataaaactgACTTGCATACACGCAGCATAAAATACACATAATTCGGTTTACAACACAGCATAACCATTAAATAATCTGttgcgaaaataaattttcattcagcAAATCGCCAAAACCGTTTAGTCAATCAAGACCAACCGAACAATTAATATGAATTTTGCATTAACACCgacattgaatttaaaattaaaaacgaaattttcattgtaaaatttaactgaaatgaGTCAGATTTGTGTAGTATGTGGTGTATCGGCCGCTCTGAAATGTGGTGGTTGTAAAATGGTCGTTTACTGTGGCAAAGAACATCAGAAATCTGATTGGAAAAGTGGTCATAAAAATCGGTGCAAGTGCTTTGAGGTAATTAATGGATACAACAGATTACGATGGTTACAAAAGGACAGAATAATTTGTCATTTGTCTCACTTTACAAGTGTAATTGTCATTGTCactaaataacattttaacagaaaataaatcgTAAATTCACTTGACACGGTAAAAGCCAAGCCGACAGTTCGATCTGTGATTTATTGCTATTGGAAAGTGCGACCGAATTTAAAATAGATTTCAAGTGGAGAAAAAATCCATTGAATGATGTTTAGAGAACAACAATATCACTGTAACTATCACgtataatattttgaattgtCATGGACGGCAGTCACCACCAATATTTgcatcgaatctgttacttatCGCGTTCGAATTCGAAATATACTTTCGaacgaatcttttacttcatttgttttaacgaaCAATTTGTTAGATAAGCTGACGCTGGCCGCGGCTCATCTTATATTTTTTTAGtgactgtcgataacagactGATGACATAGGTGTCTGCTATCTGCagatattttagaaaatttcctCCTATCACCAGTTTCTGAGTTCGGTTCTCGTGTCAGACAATATAGATCCTAATGCTATAACGTCCTAAAACTCACTCTTCATAGTTTGGGTAGTTGCCATGTGTTTAGTGGTTGTAGCCCAAATACGATTAATTTGTGTGTcgagcctacatttaggcgaaatATACTTTTAaacgaatcttttacttcatctgttttgacgaacaatttttttaaataaggtGACGCTGGCCAAGGCTTATTTCTCATTTCTTCAGtgactgtcgataacagatgacataggTGTCTGCTATCTTcgctttcaaaaaatttcctaCGCTTCCGATCCCCCATTTCTTAGTACACCGCACTACTCTAGACAGATCCCCGATTAATTTCTCCTACAGATCGCCACCAATAACCAAATCGGTCGTCACTGTATCGCTGCTCGTgacataaaacaaaatgagATAATTCTTCGAGAGCAGCCGCTTGTGCTCGGTCCCAAACTGGCCAGTCCTGCCATATGTCTCGGCTGTAACCAAAACTTGGAGCTGAAGAGAAACGCAACGAATTTTTACAAATGCTCAAAATGCAAGTGGCCGCTGTGTGGTCAATCCTGTGAAAAATCGAAGCTACACACCGCTGAATGCAGCCGACTGCAGACAACGAGCTTTAAATGTCCGATAGATTATGTTGCGGCGGATCGGAATAAAAAGGAGTCGGCCTATTGCACGATTGTGCCTTTACGCTGTTTGTTGCTGAAAAAGGAGAATCCGTCCGGGTAAATTTTGAGTTTCAGTTTTATTGACATCAGTTCGTCATTTATGTGATGAGGAACCTTGCAGATTCAAGGCTTTGATGAACTTAGAGGACCACTTGGACGAGCGAATGAAAACCCCCGTTTACAATGTTCTACGGGCGAATTTGGTTCCATTCATTAGGAATGTGTTAGGTACGTCCGATGCTTTTATAAAAGGCAATCAATGTTTGTTGAACTACCCTTTAAGGACTCACGGAATTCGACGAGAAAACTATAATGAAAACAGCTGCAATTTTTGACACAAACAGCTTCGAAATACGCCCGTTTAAGCAACAGAGCAAAATCAGAGCCGTCTACCCACAATCATCAATGTTTTCGCATGACTGTGTTCCAAATACCAGACATGTGTTCACAGagaacaatgaaattttaatgattgCAACAGGTAGCATTCCCCACTATCCCTTCCCGTTtgcaaaatgagaaaaattaaaattatttttcacctTCGTCAGTGGACATTCCGAAAGGATCTGTAATCAATGTGACGTACACACAAGCGCTGAAGAACACCATGGACCGTCGAGAACATTTGCAGCAAGCCAAATGTTTCGACTGCAGATGCATGCGGTGTTCCGATCCGACCGAATTGCAGACGTATTTCGGTGCGGTGAATTGTTCTCAATGTAAAATCGGAAAAGTAACGTCCACCGATACGTTGGATGTATCATCCGTTTGGCGATGCGACCATTGTGGTCATGAGATTTCTGCCAAGCAAATCAAATGTGGGAATGCTGCGCTTCAAAATGAAATCGCCAAACTGAGTAGGAATGATCCGAGGGAATTTGAAcagtttttgataaaatatgcCGAGACACTTCATCCGCTCAACAGTCATGTGATGCAAATTAAATACGCATTGACCCAGCTGTATGGAAATGTTCCTGGGTTTACGTTGGGTGGTAAGTCGTACGATTCTTTGAGTGTTATTCATTTTACCGCTAGTGCTTTTCAGTACATTATTTGGGGTCCTAGCGAGCAATGTCCGAGTCTCttcttttaatttcttttttaattttcaaagaaatgacGGATGCTGCCATTCAACGTAAAATCGATCTCTGTGAGGAATTGTTAAAAATTGCTGCTGTACTTGAACCGGGAGCTGGTCGATTCCGTGGTTTACTGTTACTCGATCTACAAGAGTGTTTGACGGTACAAGCCCAGCGAAGATTCAATGAGAATTCACTGACGAAGGAAGGTGTAGAAGTAagaatagaattttttgttgcctTTTGAATTTCACATTATCGAGATGAATTGTCCCTACAGGAACGGCTTATGGAATCGATGAATTATCTCCAGGAAGCTGTATCAATACTGAAAATAGAACCAGGAATGGAAAAGATGCTGGAAGAACGAGTTAAAACGTTAGCGATTGAAttagaatgaaaaacatttgtagCTGCAAAATGACTGAACTTTTGAATAATCCCACTGCTCACATGGTGGTTCCTAGATTCTGAGACACAATGTGATTTCTCTGACAGTTCTCTACTTCTATGaggttttttgatggattcgagttaattccgaaaaaaacaACCTGCTCCCAAGGTGGTTCCTAGACTCTGGGATTCGAggtgatttctctggccatcaggtttttcaatggattcgagttaattccgaaaaaaacaACCTGCTCCCAAGGTGATTCCTACGTTCTGGGATTCAAGgtgatttctctggcactaCTCAACTTCCATCaggttttttgatgaattgaaattgtttccaACATGGTGGTTCAGATTTTCGAAATCGAGGAGATAAAAAGACGCATTCGAGTGGAGGTTCCTCAAATCTGGGATTCAGTAATAACCAACAATTCAATACTTTCGGAATGTACAGAAGTCGTAGGATACTGAGATTCTCGGTGGCCTCagtcacggcagagtaaaatagaccaggcaggagcggttcattttcgaaacgtcaaataagggacctaatacactgtattaaaatgaactcaaatgaacactgacataaattggaaaattttgttcgcaaaaaatgtaggcCTACTAGATCAATCAGGTCCcttgtcaaatcagcgctcctgcctggttaactttactctgtcgtgcctTAGTACGAAACACGAATCCGCTAGTCAATATCTAAGTTTCTGTAGTCgcttctaaaaaaaatgtattaagTAATGGGAAAGAGACAGTTATTAGTGCAGCAGGTATCTAGAATGCCGCGAGACATTGtactaaaaaattctttgcacCCCCGATACCTGCCCCTTTCCCATAACTTTTTGATATTTCTTGTGAAGCGACGACCACTAGAGATGCAGCGACAGCAAGTTCAGTTCGTCTACTGCTACTAAGTGTAGACTAAGTTATGAAGGGATTTTTTAGTCGCTTAAGTAAGTGTTGTCAATCTTTTACAGACTGTGGCCAATAGCATAGGTAGGTAGGAATCGAGTCTATtaattcatttgttaaaaatgtctTCGCATCTTTAACCATTACTTCTATTAGCGTTACCATAATTTTGCTATACAAAAAACTTACTACTTATTCGT
Protein-coding regions in this window:
- the LOC119072304 gene encoding SET domain-containing protein SmydA-8-like codes for the protein MSQICVVCGVSAALKCGGCKMVVYCGKEHQKSDWKSGHKNRCKCFEIATNNQIGRHCIAARDIKQNEIILREQPLVLGPKLASPAICLGCNQNLELKRNATNFYKCSKCKWPLCGQSCEKSKLHTAECSRLQTTSFKCPIDYVAADRNKKESAYCTIVPLRCLLLKKENPSGFKALMNLEDHLDERMKTPVYNVLRANLVPFIRNVLGLTEFDEKTIMKTAAIFDTNSFEIRPFKQQSKIRAVYPQSSMFSHDCVPNTRHVFTENNEILMIATVDIPKGSVINVTYTQALKNTMDRREHLQQAKCFDCRCMRCSDPTELQTYFGAVNCSQCKIGKVTSTDTLDVSSVWRCDHCGHEISAKQIKCGNAALQNEIAKLSRNDPREFEQFLIKYAETLHPLNSHVMQIKYALTQLYGNVPGFTLGEMTDAAIQRKIDLCEELLKIAAVLEPGAGRFRGLLLLDLQECLTVQAQRRFNENSLTKEGVEERLMESMNYLQEAVSILKIEPGMEKMLEERVKTLAIELE